TCGAGACCGATCCCATCGTCGCAGCTCAAGAGGCGACCGATGCCAACATATTGATCTATACCATTGGCTTTGGCACCCCGGAAGGTGAGCCAGTTCCGGAGACCGACCGGAATGGCCGGGTCATCGGCTACAGGACCGATGCGCAGGGCAACGTGGCCCTGTCCAGCCTGGACGAAAGCACCCTGCAAGCTGTAGCCAGCACTGGCAATGGCAAGTATTACCGGGCTACGGCCAGCGGACAGGAACTGGATGCCCTGCTGGCGGAGATAGATGGCTTACAGCACGCTCAGTTGGAGAGCCGTCTGGAAACTCGCTACATCGAGCGCTACCAGATATTCCTGGCTCTGGCTTTGCTGGCCCTGGTGGCGGGCGAACTGATCCCGGATCGTCGCCGCGACAAGAGCCGTGCCGCAATGACCGGGCACGCGACATCGACCACCGGCGCGACTGCCGCGCCTCAGACGGGCTGAACCATTCGGGATTGGCTGGTTTTTGTCAGCTTTCCCGAACTGTTGGATACTATCGAAGGAACAGCAAGATGGCACGATTGATACTAATTGTCTCTTCACTGGCTCTGGCGCTGTTGGTTACCGCCTGTGCACCGTCGGCCCAGAAGCTGACCCAGGCGGGCAACGAAGCCTACGCCAGGGAAGCCTACGAAGAGGCGCTGGCTGCTTACCAGTCGGCAACGCAAGAAGCGCCTGAACTGGCCGAACCCTACTACAATGCTGCAAATGCCCTCTATCGGCAGGGCAAGTATGAGGAAGCGCTGGCCGAACTGCAACAAGCCCAGGAACTTGCCGAGGCTGATCTGTTGGCGCACAACAGCCTGTTCAACATGGGCAACAGCTCCTTCAACATGGAGGACTGGCAGGCCGCGGTCGACTCCTATCGCCAGACATTGCTGCGCAATCCTGACGACCAGGACGCCAAATACAACCTGGAGCTGGCGCTTCAGAAGCTGCAGGAACAGGAACAACAGCAGCAGGAGCAGGAACAAGAGCAGGAAAACCAGGAGAATCAGGAAGAGAATCAGGACCAGCAGTCCCAGAACGAAGACGAACAGGAAAACGATCAGTCGCAAGACAGCGATGGCGAGCAGGATCAACAGAATGAGGATCAGTCTGAGGGCGACCAGGAAGCGGAACAAGAAGAACAGTCCGAATCGTCTGAAGGGAACCAGGATCAGCAGGATGAATCCTCTGAGGAAGGTCAGGAAGAGCAGAATCAGGACCAGCAGGGCGAGCCCTCGGATGAAACCAATCAGCAGGATGAGTCATCTAAGGAAGGTGAGGAAGAGCAGGATCAGCAGGACAATCGAAGTGCCGGTCAACCTGAACAGCAGCAAGAAGGAAACAGCCTGGCACCAGGTCAGCGCATGACCCGGGAGCAGGCGGAACAGCTGCTTGCTGCCATCATGCAGAATGGTGAGACGCTGCAGGAAAGGCTGGGGCAATACCTGATGGTCCGTGGCCGCCCGCCGATCCAGGATTGGTAAATCCATCGTAGCGGTTTGATCGAATTCTAACAATAAGAGGTGAAAAAATGCGTTTGTTTGCAAAACTAATCCCCATAATGATTATAGTTACCCTTCTGTTGGGGGCTACCGTTCAGGTGGCAGCAGCAGCCAGTCCGCCGGATAGCGATCCCCGCGAGTATAGCCTGCATTGTGAAGATGGTGTCTGTTCCGTGGAAGTTGATTTTGAGCAGGCATCAGGTCTGGCCAGGTTTGGCACCGGTGCGCTGATGAACTTCATCAAGGATCAGGATCATCTGCTGCCCAGCGGAACCAACATCGAGCTGCAGGACGATCTGATGCTGGCCCTGCCTGTAGGTAATCTGCCCTTGTCCAACGCCGATGTGGCCCTGGAACTGGGCGAGAATAATGAGATCGAACGCCTGCATGGTACTACTGAAGTTTCCTTCCCCAGCCTGGGTATCTTCGATAATATCGAATTTCTCAAGCCGGTCGTGGCCGACATCGGCCTGGAGCGCGGTGAGCACCTGGGATATGTGGATGCCGATCTGTTACCGGAGCGTCAATACCTGATCTTCCGTTTCGGCACTGGCTTTGATATGGAAGCCCGGTTGCCTGGCGCGGATGGCGCTGCCAGGAGCCTGGGCCTGTCGATCCCGGCTGATCAGAACGCCACGCTGGTGATCGATACCGAGGACCCGCTGGTCTACTTGCTTGGCAATCTTTCTATTCGACACAACGGGCCGGTAGCCTTTGTCGACGGGATTTTCGACGAGGGTCTGGCCGATGCTCTGGATGCCCTGCCGCAACGCACAGCGCTACGTGCCGAGGGTGTCCTGACTGACGATTTGGACGAAGCCTACATAGAGTTGGGCGCCGGCCACTCGGTGGATAGCGGCCTGGTAGGGGATTGGCTGAATCTGGATGTGATGCCCATTGCTGTTGAGGGAATGGGCAGGTTGAGCCAGGATGGTCTGTTGGTCCACGGAATCGCCAGCTCCAGCATCGAGCCGGAGGTGGTGTGGGATGGCAATCTGGAATTGGAAGCCTTTATTCCCTTCTCTGAGGATGCTCCCGTGGCCTACGTGATCATCAACGGTGACGCGGCCATACCTGTTGCAAACTCAACTGCCGATGTGACCGCCGAATGGAGTGCGGGCGACCAGCTGGTGATCGTCGGAGTCATCGACTCCCCGTTTGCACAAACGGAAATCACCATGACGCCGTCCGTTGACCTGGACGGAATCGATCCCGCAGCCGCTCCGGCGGCCGTGGCTCGCTTCGTGGGCAATCTGGCTCAGGGCGCCGCAGATGGCGCCGGCCAGGGCTGGGATTGGGTAAGCGGTGCCTCCCAGGGAACCTGGGGTTGGGTCAGCGATAACGCCAGTGATGGATACGCGGCAGTCAGCGGTTTCGTCGAATCCAAGACTGACTGAAGGCGATTACTCACTGGAGTAACGCAGGCAACAATTCGCTTGGAGGACGGCGGACCGCAGACGGCGGTCCGCCGTCACCAAGGCATCGCTCCGACTGCGCAACATCAGTTACTCGGGAAACCAGATCCTTGCAGGCTGTCATCCTTCGCTTTGCTCACCGTCACGCTACGCTAGCAGGCGTGCCGGGAGGCAGCAAGCGCTCCGTGAGGAGGTGCTTGGGAGTGGGCAGGGGCAGCGGGAAACCTGCCCGGTGAAACGGGTTTGAGAGAAACAAAGGAAAAGCGGACGTGTCAAAAACAAAACGTTCTATGATACTTGTTGTTGGCCTTCTTATCCTTGGCCTGGTGGCGATACCAGGCTATGCCCAGGGACCTGATGTCATCACGGCGACGGTGGATCGCACCGATCTCACCACCGATGAGTGGCTGACCCTGACAGTTGCGATAAGTGGCCGGGAAAACAGTGCCGCCCAGCCTTCGCTGCCAGCGCTGGACGGCTTCCAGTTCGCGGGCAGCAGCAGCGGCACTCAGATCAGCATGGTCAACGGGGCCACCTCCTTCCAGACCGTTTACAATTACCGGTTGCGACCAGAGCGGACAGGAACCCTGGTGATAGATCCTGTTACGGTCGTGGTGAATGGACAACCGGTCAGCACCGATCCGATTTCTGTGCAGGTGAGCCAGGGAACGGGACAGGTTCAGCAGCCTGGATCCGCCCGCTCCGCCCTCCCAGGGGGAGGCATGGATCCCTTCGATCTGTTTAACATGGACCCCTTCGATCTGTTGAACTCCTTTGGTGCCGGCGGTATGATGCCTTCCAGGGCCCCGTCGACGGCTTCGCTTCAGTTCGTGCCTGCACCGGCTGAACTGGTCGGGCAGGATTACTACGCCGAGGCTGTCATCGATAATCCCGCGCCCTATCAAGGTGAGCAGGTGACCTACACCGTGCGTTTTTACCGGGCTGTCGAACCCCTGGGTCAGACCAGCTTCGATGCCCCCAGTTTCACCGGTTTCTGGAGCAGTGCCCAGCCCGAACAGCAGGACTTCAGGACGGATGCTGCAGGACGCGCCTACCGGATGACCGAACTGAAGACGATTCTGTTTCCGACGCTGATCGGAGAGACAACCATCGATCCGGCAACCCTGACGGTACCCGGCGGCTTTTCCAACAGGGGACAGACCCTGCAGACGCAGCCAGTAGCGGTCGAGGTACAGGCTTTGCCGGCCGGCGCGCCGGCCGGTTTCCAGGGGGCTGTTGGGAAATTTGGAATCCAGTCCGAGGTAGATCGCACGGAGACTCAGGTTGGCGACGCAATCACCTTGCGTATTACGCTGGCAGGTCAGGGCAATATCGATACTGTTTCCCAGCTGAACTGGCCCGAGTTTGAAGGCTGGCGAGCGTTCAAGAGTGAATCGCAGGTGGACTCCTGGCTCGAGGAAGAAAACCTGGTTGGTGTTCGTGCTTTCGAACGCGTCCTGGTGCCGACCACGGCCGGTAGTTTGAGTTTGCCTGCCATCGATTTCAGCTACTTCGATCTGGATGCCGGAGAATATCGCACAATCAGCACCGACGCGATCGCAGTTGATGTCACGCCCGATGGCAGTGTGGATAACTTTGGGCAGACGCCCGTCATAAGCGGTGGCGCAGGCGAGGCTGTGTTGATAAATAACGATCTTCGCCCCCTGAAGGTGGCAAGCGAAATCGGTGATGGCGCTAATCTTCCTCTGGCCGTTCGGCCAGGTTATTGGCTGCTGTGGATAGTTCCGCTGGCCATGCTGGCCGGGCAGTTCATCTGGCAGAAGCGGGAAAGTAGCATGTTCGCCAATGCAGCAGCGTACCGCAGCCGCAAGGCAGCCACACGGGCACACAAAGCCCTGCAGGACAGCCGGACCGAAAAGATTGGCCGTGACATTGTGGTCGAGCGTATCCTGACGACATATATCGCCGAAAAACTGAACAAGCCGGTCACCGGACTGACCCATGATGAGATCGCTGAACTCCTCCAGGAACAGGGAGTCGATCCGGGCTTGATTGCACGGGTATTGACCTGCCTGGCGGCGGGCGAGACCAGCCGTTATGCGC
This DNA window, taken from Chloroflexota bacterium, encodes the following:
- a CDS encoding tetratricopeptide repeat protein, whose protein sequence is MARLILIVSSLALALLVTACAPSAQKLTQAGNEAYAREAYEEALAAYQSATQEAPELAEPYYNAANALYRQGKYEEALAELQQAQELAEADLLAHNSLFNMGNSSFNMEDWQAAVDSYRQTLLRNPDDQDAKYNLELALQKLQEQEQQQQEQEQEQENQENQEENQDQQSQNEDEQENDQSQDSDGEQDQQNEDQSEGDQEAEQEEQSESSEGNQDQQDESSEEGQEEQNQDQQGEPSDETNQQDESSKEGEEEQDQQDNRSAGQPEQQQEGNSLAPGQRMTREQAEQLLAAIMQNGETLQERLGQYLMVRGRPPIQDW
- a CDS encoding BatD family protein; this encodes MSKTKRSMILVVGLLILGLVAIPGYAQGPDVITATVDRTDLTTDEWLTLTVAISGRENSAAQPSLPALDGFQFAGSSSGTQISMVNGATSFQTVYNYRLRPERTGTLVIDPVTVVVNGQPVSTDPISVQVSQGTGQVQQPGSARSALPGGGMDPFDLFNMDPFDLLNSFGAGGMMPSRAPSTASLQFVPAPAELVGQDYYAEAVIDNPAPYQGEQVTYTVRFYRAVEPLGQTSFDAPSFTGFWSSAQPEQQDFRTDAAGRAYRMTELKTILFPTLIGETTIDPATLTVPGGFSNRGQTLQTQPVAVEVQALPAGAPAGFQGAVGKFGIQSEVDRTETQVGDAITLRITLAGQGNIDTVSQLNWPEFEGWRAFKSESQVDSWLEEENLVGVRAFERVLVPTTAGSLSLPAIDFSYFDLDAGEYRTISTDAIAVDVTPDGSVDNFGQTPVISGGAGEAVLINNDLRPLKVASEIGDGANLPLAVRPGYWLLWIVPLAMLAGQFIWQKRESSMFANAAAYRSRKAATRAHKALQDSRTEKIGRDIVVERILTTYIAEKLNKPVTGLTHDEIAELLQEQGVDPGLIARVLTCLAAGETSRYAPHSAITANGDLPAEADQLIDLLEQAL